From the Pseudomonas putida genome, one window contains:
- the cobN gene encoding cobaltochelatase subunit CobN, which produces MHLLRTQPGGFVPDDSIADLGQTPADLVILCSGDSHLALLAETAEQLPDDFPSLRLANPMQVQNHASVDLYVDEVLCHAKVILVSLHGGVGYWRYGVEQLVELAARGVQLILVPGDDRPDPELTGLGTVTGEPAERLWHYLRQGGKSNAVNLFKCLASQWLGRDYRWDEPQPLPRTSVYHPRKPSALLEDWYSQWNPEHPVAPLLFYRSHLQAANTAFIDVFCERLQAAGLNPLPIAVASLKESACLEQVEAWLDEVGAEVLINTTGFALSSPERPNLRPFRRDIPVLQAICAQDNQPGWEASEQGLGARDLAMHIALPELDGRIITRPVSFKDMAWRSERSQSDVVCYRAHPERMDFVAELARRWVELARLPNGQKRVALVLANYPTRDGRIGNGVGLDTPAAALNILKALQAEGYPLAELPGSGTQLIHQLLGGVTNDLEHLDQRPCAQSLSLPDYRAAFERLPEANRQAVLERWGPPEQDPMYRAGRLMVAGLRFGLTFVGIQPARGYQVDPSAVYHDPDLVPPHGYLAFHFWLRHAFAADAVIHVGKHGNLEWLPGKGVGLSAQCWPDALLGPLPNIYPFIVNDPGEGAQAKRRTQAVIIDHLMPPLTRAETYGPLRHLEQLADEFYEAQLLDPRRARELQRDILELVKANHIDRELQLEGQLDDAAVWLPRLDTYLCDLKESQIRDGLHVFGQSPQARLRIDTLLALLRVERGDGRGGNASLLRALAKALALGFDPLDCDLGEAWSGPRPALLQAVNDGAWRTSGDTRERLELLALSIIEQALEAHAQLPEQPEWQPVHEVITALREQVAPDLDACGAAEINGLLAALAGRFVPAGPSGAPSRGRLDVLPTGRNFYTVDVRNLPTTTAWRLGFASANLILERHLQDHGDHLRQLGLSVWGTATMRTGGDDIAQAMALMGVRPVWATGSQRVDDFEILPLSLLDRPRVDVTLRVSGFFRDAFGNLIRLFDAAVQAVAALDEPDDLNPLAARVRSECASLQAQGVDAEQAARQAGWRVFGAKPGAYGAGVQNAIDGRLWHSRDDLAEVYLNHGGYAYGASDEGTPARAQFARRLGQVQAVLQNQDNHEHDLLDSNDYYQFQGGMLAASETLSGGAVASYHGDHSQVDRPRIRTLKEELNRVIRARALNPKWIDGAKRHGYKGAFELAATVDNLFAFDATTHLIDDHHYQSLADAYVLDPATRDFMREHNPEALRDLTERLLEAQQRGLWEAPGEYREALEEQLLDGEEQA; this is translated from the coding sequence ATGCACCTGCTGCGGACCCAGCCCGGCGGCTTCGTGCCGGACGACAGCATCGCCGACCTCGGCCAGACACCCGCCGACCTGGTGATTCTCTGCAGCGGCGACTCGCACCTGGCATTGCTCGCCGAAACCGCCGAGCAACTGCCGGACGATTTCCCCAGCCTGCGCCTGGCCAACCCGATGCAAGTGCAGAACCATGCCTCGGTCGACCTGTATGTCGACGAGGTCCTGTGCCATGCCAAGGTGATCCTGGTGTCGCTGCACGGCGGTGTCGGTTACTGGCGCTATGGCGTCGAACAACTGGTCGAGCTGGCGGCACGGGGCGTGCAGCTGATTCTGGTCCCCGGCGATGACCGCCCGGACCCTGAGCTGACCGGTCTCGGGACAGTCACCGGCGAGCCGGCAGAGCGCCTCTGGCACTACCTGCGCCAGGGCGGCAAGAGCAACGCTGTCAACCTGTTCAAATGCCTGGCCAGCCAGTGGCTGGGGCGCGATTACCGTTGGGACGAACCGCAGCCTTTGCCGCGGACTTCGGTGTATCACCCGCGCAAACCCAGTGCGCTGCTAGAGGACTGGTACAGCCAGTGGAACCCCGAACACCCGGTGGCGCCATTGCTGTTCTATCGTTCCCACCTGCAGGCCGCCAACACCGCCTTCATCGACGTGTTCTGCGAGCGCTTGCAGGCCGCCGGCCTCAACCCGCTGCCCATCGCAGTGGCCAGCCTCAAGGAAAGCGCCTGCCTGGAGCAAGTCGAGGCCTGGCTGGACGAAGTGGGCGCAGAGGTGTTGATCAACACCACAGGGTTTGCCCTGTCCAGTCCGGAACGCCCCAACCTGCGTCCGTTCCGCCGTGACATCCCGGTGTTGCAGGCCATCTGCGCACAGGACAACCAACCCGGATGGGAGGCCAGCGAGCAGGGCCTCGGTGCCCGCGACCTGGCCATGCACATCGCCTTGCCGGAGCTGGACGGGCGAATCATCACCCGCCCGGTGAGTTTCAAGGACATGGCCTGGCGCAGCGAGCGCAGCCAGTCCGACGTGGTCTGCTACCGCGCGCACCCCGAGCGCATGGACTTCGTCGCCGAGCTGGCACGGCGCTGGGTCGAACTGGCGCGCCTGCCCAATGGGCAAAAGCGCGTGGCTCTGGTGCTGGCCAACTACCCGACCCGCGATGGCCGCATTGGCAATGGCGTCGGCCTGGACACCCCGGCTGCCGCACTGAACATCCTCAAGGCACTGCAGGCTGAGGGCTATCCGCTCGCGGAGCTGCCAGGCAGCGGCACACAACTGATTCACCAACTGCTCGGCGGCGTCACCAACGACCTCGAGCACCTCGACCAGCGCCCCTGCGCCCAGAGCCTGAGCCTGCCGGACTACCGGGCAGCGTTCGAGCGCCTGCCCGAGGCCAACCGCCAGGCCGTGCTGGAGCGGTGGGGGCCGCCCGAGCAGGACCCGATGTACCGCGCAGGCCGCCTGATGGTGGCCGGTTTGCGCTTTGGCCTGACCTTCGTTGGCATCCAGCCGGCGCGTGGCTACCAGGTCGACCCCAGCGCGGTGTACCACGACCCGGACCTGGTGCCGCCCCATGGTTACCTGGCGTTTCACTTCTGGCTGCGCCATGCCTTTGCTGCCGATGCCGTCATCCACGTCGGCAAGCACGGCAACCTGGAGTGGCTGCCCGGCAAGGGCGTCGGCCTGTCCGCACAATGCTGGCCGGACGCGCTGCTCGGCCCGCTGCCGAACATCTACCCGTTCATCGTCAACGACCCGGGCGAAGGCGCCCAGGCCAAGCGCCGGACTCAGGCGGTGATCATCGATCACCTGATGCCGCCGCTGACTCGCGCCGAAACCTATGGCCCCCTGCGCCACCTGGAGCAGCTGGCGGACGAATTCTACGAAGCCCAGCTGCTCGACCCGCGGCGCGCACGTGAGCTGCAGCGCGACATTCTGGAGCTGGTCAAGGCCAACCATATCGACCGTGAGTTGCAGCTGGAAGGCCAGCTGGACGATGCCGCCGTCTGGCTGCCGCGCCTGGACACTTACTTGTGCGACCTAAAAGAATCGCAGATTCGTGATGGCCTGCATGTGTTCGGCCAGTCGCCGCAGGCCCGCCTGCGCATCGATACCTTGCTGGCCTTACTGCGCGTGGAGCGTGGCGATGGCCGCGGTGGCAATGCCAGCTTGTTGCGGGCGCTGGCCAAGGCATTGGCGCTGGGCTTCGATCCCCTTGATTGCGACCTCGGTGAGGCCTGGTCAGGGCCACGGCCGGCGCTGCTGCAGGCCGTGAACGACGGCGCGTGGCGCACCTCTGGTGATACCCGCGAGCGCCTTGAGCTGCTTGCGTTGAGCATCATCGAGCAGGCACTGGAGGCGCATGCGCAACTGCCCGAGCAGCCCGAATGGCAACCGGTGCACGAGGTAATAACTGCCCTGCGCGAGCAGGTCGCACCGGACCTGGATGCGTGCGGTGCGGCAGAAATCAATGGGTTGCTTGCCGCGCTGGCCGGGCGTTTCGTACCGGCCGGCCCCAGCGGCGCACCCAGCCGCGGCCGCCTGGACGTATTGCCCACCGGCCGCAACTTCTACACCGTGGATGTGCGCAACCTGCCGACCACCACGGCCTGGCGCCTGGGGTTCGCCTCGGCCAACCTGATCCTCGAACGGCACCTGCAGGACCATGGCGACCATCTGCGCCAGCTGGGCCTGTCGGTGTGGGGCACGGCAACCATGCGCACCGGTGGCGACGACATCGCCCAGGCCATGGCGCTGATGGGCGTGCGCCCGGTGTGGGCCACCGGCAGCCAGCGGGTCGACGACTTCGAGATCCTGCCGCTGAGCCTGCTCGACCGCCCACGGGTGGACGTGACGCTGCGTGTTTCGGGCTTTTTCCGCGATGCCTTCGGCAACCTGATCCGCCTGTTCGATGCGGCGGTGCAGGCCGTGGCGGCACTGGACGAGCCGGACGACCTCAATCCCCTGGCCGCACGGGTGCGCAGCGAATGCGCCAGCCTGCAGGCGCAGGGCGTGGATGCCGAACAGGCGGCGCGCCAGGCGGGTTGGCGGGTGTTCGGGGCCAAACCTGGCGCCTACGGTGCCGGCGTGCAGAACGCCATCGATGGCCGCCTGTGGCACAGCCGAGACGACCTCGCCGAGGTGTACCTCAACCACGGCGGCTACGCCTACGGTGCCAGCGATGAGGGTACCCCGGCGCGCGCCCAGTTCGCCCGGCGCCTGGGCCAGGTGCAGGCGGTGTTGCAGAACCAGGACAACCACGAGCACGACCTGCTCGATTCCAACGATTACTATCAGTTCCAGGGCGGCATGCTGGCAGCATCGGAGACCCTGTCCGGTGGGGCGGTGGCCAGTTACCACGGCGACCACAGCCAGGTCGACCGGCCGCGGATCCGTACCTTGAAGGAAGAGCTCAACCGCGTAATACGTGCCCGTGCCCTGAACCCGAAATGGATCGACGGGGCGAAACGCCATGGCTACAAGGGTGCGTTCGAGCTGGCTGCGACCGTCGACAACCTGTTCGCCTTCGACGCCACCACGCACCTGATCGACGACCATCACTACCAGTCGCTGGCCGATGCCTACGTGCTCGACCCGGCGACCCGCGACTTCATGCGCGAGCACAACCCCGAGGCCCTGCGTGACCTCACCGAACGCCTGCTGGAAGCCCAGCAGCGCGGGCTCTGGGAAGCCCCCGGTGAGTACCGCGAGGCGCTTGAGGAGCAGTTGCTCGACGGCGAGGAACAGGCTTGA
- a CDS encoding malonate decarboxylase holo-ACP synthase: MNLPQPHDLLWGMPPADLPADAPAWAVQALAAGQPVVVRRAACASGWVAVGVRGQGREQRLGVQMRVRDIQRQLSPEALRWAGQSPWPALRALVSVAPVLDACGLVWGPTGGVGYQLATGCNVVHGDSDLDLLVRTPQFMARAKARELLDILDCGPCRIDVQLQTPAGAVALREWAGLARRVLLKSAQGARLVADPWDALECAA, from the coding sequence ATGAACCTGCCGCAGCCACATGACCTGCTCTGGGGCATGCCCCCGGCCGACCTGCCTGCCGACGCGCCTGCCTGGGCTGTTCAGGCATTGGCAGCCGGGCAGCCGGTGGTGGTGCGGCGTGCCGCCTGCGCCAGCGGCTGGGTGGCGGTGGGTGTGCGCGGACAGGGGCGTGAGCAGCGCCTGGGTGTGCAGATGCGCGTGCGCGATATCCAGCGGCAGCTAAGCCCCGAGGCATTGCGCTGGGCGGGGCAGAGCCCCTGGCCAGCCTTGCGGGCGCTGGTCTCGGTGGCACCCGTGCTCGATGCCTGCGGGCTGGTCTGGGGGCCGACGGGAGGCGTCGGTTACCAGTTGGCCACCGGCTGCAATGTCGTGCATGGCGACAGTGACCTCGATCTGCTGGTGCGCACGCCACAGTTCATGGCCCGGGCCAAGGCGCGCGAGTTGCTGGATATTCTCGATTGCGGCCCGTGCCGTATCGATGTGCAACTGCAGACGCCAGCCGGTGCCGTGGCCCTGCGCGAGTGGGCTGGCCTGGCGCGCCGGGTGTTGCTGAAATCAGCCCAGGGCGCACGCCTGGTAGCCGACCCATGGGATGCGCTGGAGTGTGCAGCGTGA
- the madL gene encoding malonate transporter subunit MadL, with protein MIIYGVALLAVCTLAGVIVGDFLGVLLGVKSNVGGVGIAMILLICARLYMHRNGGMSKECEFGVGFWGAMYIPVVVAMAAQQNVVTALHGGPVALLAAIGAVLVCGLTIAVISRSHRGEPLPAPDAPEVANSQAAPAGGR; from the coding sequence ATGATCATCTATGGTGTGGCTCTGCTGGCGGTGTGCACGCTGGCCGGCGTTATCGTCGGCGACTTCCTGGGCGTGCTGCTGGGTGTCAAATCCAATGTGGGCGGGGTCGGCATCGCCATGATCCTGCTGATCTGCGCACGGCTGTACATGCACCGCAATGGTGGCATGAGCAAGGAGTGCGAGTTCGGCGTCGGCTTCTGGGGCGCCATGTACATCCCGGTGGTGGTGGCCATGGCCGCCCAGCAGAACGTGGTCACCGCCCTGCACGGCGGGCCGGTGGCGCTGCTGGCGGCGATCGGTGCGGTGCTGGTGTGTGGACTGACCATTGCCGTGATCAGCCGCAGCCATCGCGGCGAACCCTTGCCGGCGCCCGATGCGCCCGAAGTTGCCAACTCGCAGGCCGCCCCTGCAGGAGGGCGCTGA
- the mdcH gene encoding malonate decarboxylase subunit epsilon, translating to MSSLFAFPGQGAQQAGMLQRLPEGATLLLEEANDALGEQVAALDSNQALQSTRAVQLCLLLAGVAWARWLLQRSPAPDYVAGLSIGAYPAAVTAGALQFADAVRLVALRGELMQRAYPQGYGMTALSGLDLSSVERLLEEVGGEVYLANLNSDNQIVIAGSDTAMAEVAARARGRGQGVARRLAVSVPSHCALLDGPAAELAGAFASVELRRPSITYLSGSSARPIFDPQRLRDDLAGNMARLVDWRATLRNAYERGVRLHLEMPPGSVLSGLARPVFEQGRVVALQATRWDTVDALLRQEVADNR from the coding sequence GTGAGCAGTCTGTTCGCCTTCCCTGGCCAGGGAGCGCAACAGGCAGGCATGCTGCAGCGCCTGCCCGAGGGCGCCACGCTGCTGCTGGAGGAGGCCAATGATGCGCTGGGTGAACAGGTCGCGGCGCTCGACAGCAATCAGGCGTTGCAGTCGACCCGTGCCGTGCAGCTCTGCCTGCTGCTGGCCGGGGTGGCCTGGGCGCGCTGGCTGCTGCAGCGCAGCCCGGCACCGGACTATGTGGCCGGCCTGTCCATCGGTGCTTATCCCGCTGCCGTGACGGCTGGGGCACTGCAGTTTGCCGATGCGGTGCGCCTGGTGGCCCTGCGTGGCGAGCTGATGCAACGGGCCTACCCACAGGGTTACGGCATGACCGCCCTCAGCGGCCTCGACTTGAGCAGTGTCGAACGTTTGCTGGAGGAAGTGGGCGGCGAGGTGTACCTGGCCAACCTCAACAGCGACAACCAGATCGTCATCGCCGGCAGCGACACCGCCATGGCCGAGGTCGCCGCCAGGGCTCGTGGGCGTGGTCAGGGCGTGGCCCGGCGCCTGGCGGTGAGCGTGCCGTCCCACTGCGCATTGCTCGACGGTCCGGCTGCCGAGCTGGCGGGTGCGTTCGCCAGCGTCGAGCTGCGGCGCCCGAGCATTACCTACCTGAGTGGCAGCAGTGCGCGGCCGATCTTCGATCCACAGCGCCTGCGCGATGACCTGGCCGGCAACATGGCCCGGCTGGTCGACTGGCGTGCCACGTTGCGCAACGCCTATGAACGCGGCGTGCGTCTGCACCTGGAAATGCCGCCGGGCAGCGTGCTCAGCGGCCTGGCCCGCCCGGTGTTCGAACAGGGCAGGGTGGTTGCCCTCCAAGCCACCCGCTGGGATACCGTCGACGCGCTGTTGCGCCAGGAGGTGGCCGACAACCGATGA
- a CDS encoding RHS repeat-associated core domain-containing protein, translated as MLRYTCYGSDSVDGRGPSLLRFNGERMETWANYYFLGQGYRLYSAELMRFNSPDSVSPFASGGLNAYAYCAGDPVNYRDPDGHMPSRLPNYSPQQLSRSLPPSPIRSGSVTPSRARTRSLSSSPQPDWQRGRGAGANPSLGGSVRTSPPSSLGSNASSPNPELLGSPETPGTPPRAEHLHVEIGGRNNQVQPEQLIARLEMLLSDQGHRVQSDRRPDALGLVVPQIRESTPVSR; from the coding sequence ATGCTGAGGTACACCTGCTATGGATCTGACTCGGTTGACGGAAGGGGACCGTCACTCTTGAGATTCAACGGCGAACGCATGGAAACCTGGGCGAATTACTATTTTCTGGGTCAGGGATATCGGCTGTACAGTGCCGAATTGATGCGTTTCAACTCTCCCGACAGCGTTAGCCCCTTTGCAAGCGGCGGGCTGAATGCCTATGCCTATTGTGCCGGGGATCCTGTTAATTATCGTGATCCGGATGGCCACATGCCGTCTCGCTTGCCTAATTATTCTCCTCAACAGCTGAGTCGTAGCCTGCCCCCGAGCCCGATTCGAAGTGGGAGCGTAACGCCCAGTCGAGCGCGGACTCGTAGCTTAAGCTCGAGCCCACAACCAGACTGGCAAAGAGGACGCGGCGCTGGTGCGAACCCAAGCCTTGGAGGAAGTGTTCGAACCAGCCCCCCGAGCTCATTGGGGTCCAACGCCTCAAGCCCAAATCCGGAACTACTAGGTTCACCAGAAACACCTGGTACGCCACCACGCGCCGAACATCTACATGTAGAGATTGGTGGTCGCAATAATCAAGTGCAACCTGAACAACTCATTGCCCGTCTCGAAATGTTGCTCTCTGATCAGGGGCACCGAGTCCAGTCTGATCGTCGCCCCGATGCTCTTGGACTGGTAGTGCCCCAAATACGTGAATCAACGCCAGTGTCTCGCTGA
- the fni gene encoding type 2 isopentenyl-diphosphate Delta-isomerase has translation MKKTPLSQRKDDHLDIVLTGTPTHAVDPGWSALRFEHCALPEMALDDVDLSTELFGCALRAPLLISSMTGGAERARFINQHLAEAAQALGIAMGVGSQRVSLRSNQDQGLTGELRRLAPDVPLLANLGAAQLREADGLDLARRAIDTLQANALIIHLNPLQEAVQPEGDRDWRGVLERIETLTSQLPTPVIAKEVGAGISPSVARMLCDAGVAMVDVAGAGGTSWAAVEAERAGNAAEREVALAFADWGIPTAQCLLAVRRAVPEIGLIASGGVANGVDAAKAIRLGADLVGQAAHVLSAAMISTQAVVEHFDVLLRQLRIACFCTGSRNLAQLRRARLLASNLTPP, from the coding sequence ATGAAGAAAACCCCGCTAAGCCAACGCAAGGACGATCACCTGGACATCGTGCTGACCGGCACCCCCACGCACGCCGTAGACCCCGGCTGGTCGGCGCTGCGCTTCGAGCACTGCGCATTACCCGAAATGGCCCTGGACGACGTCGACCTGAGCACCGAGCTGTTCGGCTGTGCCCTACGCGCCCCGCTGCTGATCAGTTCCATGACCGGTGGCGCCGAACGCGCACGCTTCATCAACCAGCACCTCGCCGAAGCCGCCCAGGCACTGGGCATCGCCATGGGCGTCGGCTCGCAGCGTGTGAGCCTGCGCAGCAACCAGGACCAAGGCCTGACCGGCGAGCTACGCCGCCTGGCACCGGATGTGCCGCTACTGGCCAACCTCGGCGCCGCCCAGTTGCGAGAGGCCGACGGCCTGGACCTGGCGCGCCGCGCAATCGACACCCTGCAGGCCAATGCCCTGATCATCCACCTGAACCCCCTGCAGGAAGCCGTACAGCCTGAAGGCGACCGTGACTGGCGCGGCGTACTCGAACGCATCGAAACCCTGACCTCCCAACTGCCCACGCCAGTGATCGCCAAGGAAGTCGGCGCAGGCATTTCACCCAGCGTGGCGCGCATGCTGTGTGACGCAGGTGTAGCCATGGTCGATGTCGCCGGTGCAGGCGGCACCAGCTGGGCAGCCGTAGAAGCCGAGCGCGCCGGCAACGCCGCCGAGCGCGAGGTCGCCCTGGCGTTTGCCGACTGGGGCATCCCGACCGCCCAGTGCCTGCTGGCGGTACGCCGTGCCGTGCCGGAAATCGGCCTGATCGCCTCCGGCGGCGTGGCCAACGGCGTCGATGCCGCCAAGGCCATTCGCCTCGGTGCCGACCTGGTGGGCCAGGCAGCCCATGTACTGAGTGCAGCGATGATCTCCACCCAGGCAGTGGTGGAGCATTTCGATGTTCTCCTGCGCCAGTTGCGCATCGCCTGCTTCTGCACCGGCTCGCGCAACCTTGCGCAACTGCGCCGGGCACGCTTGCTGGCAAGCAACCTGACACCGCCATGA
- a CDS encoding LysR family transcriptional regulator: MLIDEELTLKKLETFLAFMRSGNLGRAAAELSTSAVSVHRAIHSLESALRCPLFKHEGRQLIPLESAYVLEKKARQLIQDAEQMVRQTREAAGFYAERFRLGALYSLTVKTVPKLVMGLKLRRSELNIDLTLGSNIDLLQRLKNHELEAILVSLDESVADPACEQLPLFSDDIFLAVPTDSPFAEQQEVDLADLADSTFITLTQGFATHRDGARVFQQAGFEPKVAMQVNDIFTLLSMVSSGVGFALLPGRIAAVYENRVKLIALQARYRLQQHIGVVFLKAREREPNLLALLAECRMYSREA, translated from the coding sequence ATGCTGATCGACGAAGAACTGACCCTGAAAAAGCTCGAGACCTTCCTCGCCTTCATGCGCAGCGGCAACCTCGGCCGCGCCGCCGCCGAGCTGTCCACCAGCGCCGTCAGCGTGCACCGCGCCATCCACTCCCTGGAAAGCGCCCTGCGCTGCCCGCTGTTCAAGCACGAAGGCCGCCAGCTGATCCCGCTGGAAAGCGCCTACGTGCTGGAGAAGAAAGCCCGCCAACTGATTCAGGACGCCGAGCAGATGGTGCGCCAGACCCGCGAGGCCGCCGGTTTCTACGCCGAGCGCTTCCGCCTTGGCGCGCTGTATTCGCTGACCGTGAAGACCGTGCCAAAGCTGGTGATGGGCCTGAAGCTGCGGCGCAGCGAGCTGAACATCGACCTCACACTCGGCTCGAACATAGACCTGCTGCAACGCCTGAAAAACCACGAGCTAGAAGCGATCCTGGTGTCGCTGGACGAAAGCGTGGCAGACCCGGCCTGCGAGCAACTGCCGCTGTTCTCCGACGACATCTTCCTCGCCGTGCCAACCGATTCACCGTTCGCCGAGCAGCAGGAAGTGGACTTGGCAGACCTCGCCGACTCCACCTTCATCACCCTGACCCAGGGCTTCGCCACCCACCGTGACGGCGCACGGGTGTTCCAGCAGGCCGGATTCGAGCCGAAGGTGGCGATGCAGGTGAACGACATCTTTACACTGCTGAGCATGGTCAGTTCGGGGGTGGGGTTTGCCCTGCTGCCAGGGCGGATCGCAGCGGTCTATGAGAACCGCGTGAAGCTGATTGCGCTGCAGGCGCGGTATCGATTGCAGCAGCATATCGGCGTGGTGTTTCTCAAGGCCCGGGAGCGGGAGCCGAATCTGCTGGCATTGTTGGCTGAATGCCGGATGTACAGCCGCGAGGCCTGA
- the cobW gene encoding cobalamin biosynthesis protein CobW: MKTLAKLPVTIVTGFLGSGKTTLLRHMLDNAQGRRIAVIVNEFGELGIDGEILKQCSIGCTEEEASGRVYELANGCLCCTVQEEFFPVMRELVARRGDLDHILIETSGLALPKPLVQAFQWPEIRNACTVDAVITVVDSPAVAAGTFAAYPDQVDAQRKLDPNLDHESPLHELFADQLASADLVVLNKADLIDAEGLAKVRAEVAEELPPAVKVIEASSGRLPLEVLLGVGAESEAHIDGRRTHHDSHHDGDDHDDHDHDAFDSISIDLPEADESLLLDALTQLVVEFGILRAKGFAAIPGKPMRLLVQGVGTRFDKHFDRAWRADEPRITRLVLIGQDLDATQLEARLRQALGA, encoded by the coding sequence ATGAAAACACTGGCCAAGCTCCCCGTCACCATCGTTACCGGCTTCCTCGGCTCGGGCAAGACCACCTTGCTCCGCCACATGCTCGACAACGCCCAGGGCCGCCGCATCGCGGTCATCGTCAACGAATTCGGCGAGCTTGGCATCGACGGCGAAATCCTCAAGCAATGCAGCATCGGCTGCACCGAGGAAGAAGCCAGCGGCCGCGTCTATGAATTGGCCAACGGCTGCCTGTGCTGCACCGTGCAGGAAGAGTTCTTCCCGGTAATGCGCGAACTGGTCGCACGCCGCGGCGACCTCGATCACATCCTCATCGAAACCAGCGGCCTGGCATTGCCCAAGCCCCTGGTTCAAGCCTTCCAGTGGCCGGAAATCCGCAACGCCTGCACCGTTGACGCGGTGATCACCGTGGTCGACAGCCCGGCCGTGGCAGCCGGCACCTTCGCCGCCTACCCGGACCAGGTCGACGCCCAACGCAAGCTTGACCCCAACCTGGACCACGAATCGCCGCTGCACGAACTGTTCGCTGACCAGCTGGCCAGCGCCGACCTGGTGGTGCTGAACAAGGCCGACCTGATCGACGCCGAAGGCCTGGCCAAGGTCCGTGCCGAAGTGGCCGAGGAGCTGCCACCGGCGGTCAAGGTGATCGAAGCCAGCAGCGGCCGGCTGCCGCTGGAAGTACTGCTGGGCGTGGGCGCGGAGTCCGAGGCGCACATCGATGGCCGTCGTACTCACCACGATTCCCACCATGACGGCGATGATCACGACGATCACGACCACGACGCCTTCGACTCGATCTCCATCGACCTGCCCGAAGCCGACGAAAGCCTGCTGCTCGATGCCCTGACCCAGCTGGTGGTGGAGTTCGGCATCCTGCGCGCCAAGGGCTTCGCGGCCATCCCCGGCAAGCCGATGCGCCTGCTGGTGCAGGGCGTGGGTACCCGTTTCGACAAGCACTTCGACCGTGCCTGGCGCGCCGACGAGCCACGCATCACCCGTCTGGTGCTGATTGGCCAGGACCTCGACGCCACGCAACTGGAAGCGCGCCTGCGCCAGGCCCTGGGCGCCTGA
- the madM gene encoding malonate transporter subunit MadM — translation MWPIIDNALEHNGLITAFAVVGGIMWLSVLLSKYLTFGRVHGSAIAIVIGLVLAWVGGTVTGGQKGLADMALFSGIGLMGGAMLRDFAIVATAFEVQATEARKAGLIGAVSLLLGTVLPFIVGCAVAYAFGYRDAVSMTTIGAGAVTYIVGPVTGAALGASSDVVALSIATGLIKAILVMVFTPVSARLLALDNPRSAMVFGGLAGTVSGVTAGLAATDRRLVPYGALTATFHTGLGCLMGPSILYFCVRGLVG, via the coding sequence ATGTGGCCAATCATTGACAATGCCCTGGAACACAACGGCCTGATCACTGCCTTTGCGGTGGTCGGGGGGATCATGTGGTTGTCGGTGCTGCTGTCGAAATACCTGACGTTTGGCCGTGTGCACGGCTCGGCCATCGCCATCGTCATCGGCCTGGTGCTGGCCTGGGTTGGAGGTACCGTGACCGGTGGGCAGAAGGGCCTGGCGGATATGGCGCTGTTCTCCGGTATCGGCTTGATGGGCGGGGCCATGCTGCGCGACTTCGCCATCGTCGCCACGGCCTTCGAAGTGCAGGCCACCGAGGCGCGCAAGGCCGGGTTGATTGGTGCGGTATCGCTGCTGCTGGGTACGGTGCTGCCGTTTATCGTCGGTTGCGCGGTGGCCTATGCCTTTGGCTACCGGGATGCGGTGAGCATGACCACCATCGGCGCCGGGGCGGTGACCTACATCGTCGGGCCGGTGACGGGCGCGGCGCTGGGGGCGAGTTCGGATGTGGTGGCGCTGTCGATTGCCACCGGGTTGATCAAGGCGATTCTGGTGATGGTGTTCACCCCGGTGTCGGCCCGGCTGCTGGCGTTGGACAACCCGCGCTCGGCGATGGTGTTTGGTGGGTTGGCGGGGACTGTGTCGGGTGTGACAGCGGGGCTCGCGGCTACTGACCGGCGCTTGGTGCCCTACGGTGCGCTGACTGCCACCTTCCATACCGGATTGGGGTGTTTGATGGGGCCCTCGATTCTGTACTTTTGCGTGCGGGGATTGGTAGGTTGA